From the Vanessa cardui chromosome 8, ilVanCard2.1, whole genome shotgun sequence genome, the window AATCTTACCAAAAACTCAATAGAAAAAGCATTGATAGCATCATCATAATATAGGATACTATACAATTAGATTTCTGTCTTTACAGGGATTTTTGCGGAAAATATTTGCGTAATACAAaactatatgtacatatgtagatGAAACACTTTATTACTTCAGgacaaaaataatatccaaacTGTGTAtacatttgtttgttatttttgagTATATCCCGTTCAGACAGACAAAGGAGGCGGAAGGAATATGTTTCagaatatgtagtgataacatGTCAAATACATTAATCTCATAGAATTTGCTCTATTCAggcaaatatattcaaatatattctaaaatatttcttattgctCGGTTTGGTCCATTAAAAGTAATGTTCTGTGCAATGCTGTGATGTGAAGTGACACGAATTAATGTGCTGACGTCTACTCTGACTCTTTATAAAAAGATACACCTTCAAACAGATTATTCAAACAGAAAGAAGAAAGCTTAGAGAGAGTATATATTCGGGAAGATTAAAGCTTTCAACTTGTCTTACTTTTCATCCAAAATGTGGCGTAtcagaaataattacaattttattttaataacaatggtTTTTTCACTTTTGGTTATAAGCTGTAAAAGTGCTTCACCAAATTCTCGATGTAAGCTGAGGCGGTACACCCATAACGCTGTACAAACAGATTTTAATGGATTGCGTTGCTGGGATGAAGTCGACATCATGTCATGTTGGGGATACTGCTTATCTTACGAGGTATGAATacatgttttgaaatatttaacttcCTTTATTATAACAGGTTTAACCTTGTAATAAGATAGATTgttcgttaaaataaaaaaaaagattgctcgttaaaataaaaaataaacaaaaaaaacaaaatttacatattatatgggTAGTTCTACAAATTATGGACGAATTCGATTCTGATTTCGgcctgatattttttatatattctggtGATGGAATtcagtttaataattaaattacagtaTCTTTTAGCTTTTTATAAAAGGAACAGTCAAAATATCACACATTTTTTGATTTCTGGCCATTTAAAAGAGCCACAAGAAAAACATATTCCATATCTTCAATTTCACTTTTAGTAACGATATGAAGTGTCACACCAGGGCAGCGATTTTGAATAACTCCGCAGAATTCACTTAGGTTTGTAACATCACCTCCACATGCTACAACATCatcgatatttttaataggATCTTCTCAGGATGCTGTATAGTTCTCAGTAGCTTGGGTACTAATTTGACAGGATCTTGAGGCCAGGTTCCTGATAATTTctgtctaaaaataaaataaatatgtataccaATTTATAACTTTCAACAACAATTCATCTTAACTAGGCCTATATGCTGGCATCCTGCATATCAATACGCTAAAATTAgtcattttaacaatttattacgtaaataaaaatcttaccaGGATCATGTGAACTCCTCTGATTACTACGCCATATCACTCGCCGAACGCACTGGGCTCATTAAACTACGTGCTAGGGGAGAATAGATAGATGACATTTTTTGTCTTCTTTATAGGTACTATCAACTCAGCggatcggtaaagatgcactaactaactaactataactaagtctagtgaatattttttaattcaacagcGAACAGGATACTCATATAAAATCGTAGGGACAAAATGTAAAcaagatttgttaaatattttttaagaaaatcctATACTAATTGTTCTACTTGCCCAGGAAAAATAGTAAGCTTATTAATATGCGATTCTTTTAACACCCAAATGTAGAAGTAAACGTATCACGATGCACTTTGAACTAAAATTTGTACCAAGGACACTGCAGGATGCTGAGAATTCGACACTTTGACAGTGATTTTGTTCAGAAAAGTAATtgtaatctaaattatttttagtgacCGTCTAGaaacaattgtaattattaatattccatgtaaaaaaaaatgttagtaacaTTGTTTTCTACATATTTTGGCTGAGCCGCCAAAAATTCCTTAGTTTGTAGAACtatatattgtaaatgaatAGTAGGAACTAATATGTAATTGATATTTCATTTCAGACGGCAGATTGGCAATTCCCCTACAAAGTATCCTTTCATCCAGTTTGCGTGCACGGAGAGAGGAAGCACGCTTCAGTCAAGTTACGAAATTGCGACCCTGGCGTGGAACCCGGTACAGAACTGTATCATTACGTAGAAGCAGCCTACTGCAAGTGCCAGGTTAGAAAGTTACTACATGTATTATTATCACATTAGTCACAGATAACAGACTGTATTACTATAACTTTTTACACGGATTAGGTACTGAAATCgtcatacataataaaaaacctAAGACTTTATAACGACAAATAAATCCATTTCATcctacatttgtaaaaaatgttcgaattgaataaaatattaattgtatgcATATAAATTGTtcgtataaatacattatttattgaactgtatttcattaattatattttaggtgTGTTCTTCTGAAGACACGAGCTGCGAATGGCTGCCGCCAGATTATTCTCTTCTCAACGAAAATTCAATCGCAGATCAAATGGAggacaagaaataaatttaataaacacctAGGCAAATTAACGTGACATTATCATAACTGTGTATTGCAAGTTACATTTTTGTTGActggaataaaaattaatgtataattaatttttggtAAATTATTCTCCGTACTAAGTATAttctacattttatttacaggaTGTAATTAGTAACTACTACTTCAAACTGGTATAAACAAGATATTAGACAAAGTTTTtgttagtttaatatattattattt encodes:
- the LOC124532035 gene encoding glycoprotein hormone beta-5, producing MWRIRNNYNFILITMVFSLLVISCKSASPNSRCKLRRYTHNAVQTDFNGLRCWDEVDIMSCWGYCLSYETADWQFPYKVSFHPVCVHGERKHASVKLRNCDPGVEPGTELYHYVEAAYCKCQVCSSEDTSCEWLPPDYSLLNENSIADQMEDKK